From Planctomycetota bacterium:
TCCACGGACGACGAGTTGGCGATGGAAGCGGTGGTCCGCCGCAGGAGGCGGCGGCAGGTGACCCGGGAAACCCTTGGCGTTTCCCGCGGTCACCCGAGTGGACTGGTTGCGCCGGCCGTCCCGCGGCCGGAATGGGCCATGGATGGCTTTGTCCACGGTGAAGTCAGAAAAACGGGATCGAGATCGGGTATTTCCAGACCTTGCCGTCGGCGGCTTTGATCGCGCCGACGATCGGCCAGGCGATCCCGACCAGTCCGAGGAGCAGCATCAGCGGGATGCCGATCAGGAAGAAGCTGAGGATGAACGCCAGGAATCCGTAGAGCACCCAGCTGATGATCCAGTTGGCCACGGCGCGGCCGTGCCGGTCGATGTCGGGCAGGGAATCCTTCTTCACCTGCCAGATCACGAACGGGACGACGAACCCGGCCAACGGGATCAGGTAGCCGGCGAACTGCGAGAGGTGGAGGAGGATCGCCCAGAACCGGGTGAGTGCCTCGGGCGCCGCGGAGGGATCGCCTTCGGCATCGGCACTCCGCCCTGCGGCGAG
This genomic window contains:
- a CDS encoding DUF4870 domain-containing protein, translating into MFAELERLTALHRSGAITTEEFVAAKERLLPRASPLDRSFADDLAAGRSADAEGDPSAAPEALTRFWAILLHLSQFAGYLIPLAGFVVPFVIWQVKKDSLPDIDRHGRAVANWIISWVLYGFLAFILSFFLIGIPLMLLLGLVGIAWPIVGAIKAADGKVWKYPISIPFF